Part of the Leptotrichia massiliensis genome, CAGATAATTCGTGCGGAAATTGCCTTGCTACACGTTTTGGATTTTTTATTCCTACATTCTCTAGTAATTCCAGCATTCTGGCTTCTCTTTCTGTTTTGGACAATTTTGTATGATAAATCATTCCTTCATCAATTTGTTCTCCTATTCTCATAAGTGGATTTAAAGCTGATAGAGGATCCTGAAATATCATCCCAATTTTATTTCCTCTAATTTTATTGTATTGTTCTTCATCAATTTCTACCAAGTTTTTCCCTTCAAAATTGATTTCCCCTGTCAATTTTGTGTTAATCGGATTATGCAGTCCAATAATAGAAGTTGCAAGCGTACTTTTTCCACATCCTGACTCCCCCACTATCGCAAGTATCTCATTTCTTCTAAGTTCCAGCGAAATATTATCCACAGCGGGAAAATATTCATCTTTTATCCGAAAACTTGTAACAAGATTATTAATTTTTATCAATGTTTCAGTTTGCTCCATACTTTTCTCCTTATGTAAAATTTTAATTAAAAAATTTATGTTTTTATAATATTGATAACATTGTAGCACAGATTTAAACATTTTACCTTATAATTTCCAAAAAATTCACATAATAATTTTTACGATCATAAAAAATAAAACCACAGCTAACTGTAATAACTGTGATTTTTTTAATATATTTATTAGTGGTGCGAGTGACGGGAGTCGAACCCGTACGGCTACTGCCACTACCCTCTGAAAATAGCATGTCTACCAATTTCATCACACTCGCAGTATTTCTATTTTATAATTAACTTAATAAAAAATTATTGAAAAAAATATCAACCTTTAGAAGTGCTGATATTACTGAACTAACCCACTGTTTTGTGTGGGGTTTTATGGTGCGAATGATGGGACTTGAACCCATACGGCTACTGCCACTACCCCCTCAAGATAGCGTGTCTACCATTCCACCACACTCGCATAATTTTATTTCATCTTATAGATAAAAAATTAATTTACTTTTTCAACAACCAAATTTATTATACATAGAAATTTCTAAATTGTCAATCAGAAAAAATAAACAATTAATTAATTAATTAATTTGACATTTTAAGTCTCAAATGATATAAATAAATGGGAAATAATGTTTAATTTTAAGGAGGAAAATTATGATTTACACATTGACATTGAATCCAGCATTGGATTATGACATGTATCTGAAAAATGACTTACAGGCTGAACATCTGAATCTTGCACATGAAGTCAATTACAGAGCTGGTGGAAAAGGAATTAATGTTTCAAAAGTATTGAAAAATCTGGATGTGGAATCTACAGCAATCGGCTTTGTGGCTGGATTTGTTGGAGATTTTATTATTAGAGATTTGCAAAAAGATAACATTAAATCTGAATTTGTGGAACTTGAAGGAAATACTAGAATTAATGTAAAAGTTAATGGTAACGACAAGGAAACCGAACTTACAGGAGTTTCACCAGAAATTACATCTGAAAAATTGCAGGAACTAACTAGCAAAATTTCTGATTTGAAAGATGGAGATATTCTTGTACTTTCAGGAAGCATCCCTGCTTCAGTTAGCAGTAAAATTTACAAAGAATTATCGGAAAATATAAAAGCCAATGTGGAAATTGTTCTTGACACAAGAGGAAACTTACTGCAGGATAACATTCACAACAACCTTTTTGTAAAACCAAACATTCATGAACTAAGGGAAATGTTTAACGAAAAATTGGAAACAAAAGCTGAAATTGTGGAAAAATGTAAATTCTTTTTGGACAAAGGTGTAAAAAATGTTATTCTTTCCAGAGGTGGCGAAGGTGCATTACTTGTAAACAAAGACTTTGTACTGGAAGCATCTGTTCCAAAAGGACAGTTAATTAACTCAATCGGAGCGGGAGACTCTATGGTTGCAGGATTTATTGCTGGATTTGTAAAAGGGCTTTCTCCAGAAGATTCATTTAGGCTGGCAGTTGCTTCGGGAAGTGCAACAGCTTATTCATATGGACTTGCAGAAAAAGATTTAGTAAATAAATTATACAGCGAAATTGAAATTACAAAAGAAACTTTCTAAAATAAACTTAAATCAATAAAAATCAAATTTCAATTTGAGTAAAATAATGATGATTTTTGAATCGAATTTTAAAGTGGTTTTATTATGTTAAATGCAAAAATAAATTTAATAAGGATGGTATAAATATGAAAATATCAGATTTACTGATTAAAGATAGAATAAATCTGGATGTAAAATCTACAAATAAAGTAGACATTATAAAGGAACTTGCAACATTGCATGAAAAAACAGGTGTCTTAAATGACTATGACGGCTATGTGAAGGCATTGATGGCAAGAGAAGATCAAAGTTCAACTGGAATTGGGGAAGGAATCGCGATTCCGCATGCGAAAACAGAATTTGTAA contains:
- the pfkB gene encoding 1-phosphofructokinase, with the translated sequence MIYTLTLNPALDYDMYLKNDLQAEHLNLAHEVNYRAGGKGINVSKVLKNLDVESTAIGFVAGFVGDFIIRDLQKDNIKSEFVELEGNTRINVKVNGNDKETELTGVSPEITSEKLQELTSKISDLKDGDILVLSGSIPASVSSKIYKELSENIKANVEIVLDTRGNLLQDNIHNNLFVKPNIHELREMFNEKLETKAEIVEKCKFFLDKGVKNVILSRGGEGALLVNKDFVLEASVPKGQLINSIGAGDSMVAGFIAGFVKGLSPEDSFRLAVASGSATAYSYGLAEKDLVNKLYSEIEITKETF